The following proteins come from a genomic window of Citrobacter europaeus:
- a CDS encoding AI-2E family transporter, with product MLEMLMQWYRRRFSDPEAIALLIILVAGFGILFFFSGLLAPLLVAIVLAYLLEWPTVRLEHIGCSRRWATSIVLVVFVGILLLMAFVVMPVAWQQGIYLIRDMPGMLNKLSDFAATLPRRYPALMDAGIIDAMAENMRSRMLTMGDSVVKYSLASLVGLLTLAVYLVLVPLMVFFLIKDKGQMLNAVRRVLPRNRGLAGQVWKEMNQQITNYIRGKVLEMVVVGVATWLGFLLFGLNYSLLLAVLVGFSVLIPYIGAFVVTIPVVGVALFQFGLGTEFWSCFAVYLIIQALDGNLLVPVLFSEAVNLHPLVIILSVVIFGGLWGFWGVFFAIPLATLIKAVMHAWPDGQAVDEP from the coding sequence ATGCTCGAAATGTTGATGCAATGGTATCGCCGCCGCTTTAGCGACCCCGAAGCCATCGCCTTGCTGATTATTCTGGTTGCTGGTTTTGGCATCCTGTTCTTCTTTAGCGGTCTTCTGGCGCCGCTGTTGGTCGCCATTGTGCTGGCTTACCTGCTTGAATGGCCGACCGTACGGCTGGAACATATAGGTTGTTCACGGCGTTGGGCAACATCGATCGTGCTGGTGGTGTTTGTCGGTATTTTGCTGCTGATGGCGTTTGTGGTGATGCCCGTTGCATGGCAGCAGGGGATCTACCTGATCCGCGATATGCCCGGCATGCTCAATAAATTGTCTGATTTTGCCGCCACCTTGCCACGACGTTATCCGGCGCTGATGGATGCGGGCATTATTGATGCGATGGCGGAGAATATGCGCTCGCGAATGCTCACCATGGGTGATTCGGTGGTGAAATATTCGCTGGCCTCACTGGTCGGTTTGCTGACGCTGGCGGTTTACCTGGTTCTCGTCCCATTGATGGTGTTCTTTCTGATCAAAGATAAAGGACAGATGCTGAACGCCGTGCGCCGGGTGCTGCCGCGTAATCGCGGGCTGGCGGGGCAGGTATGGAAAGAGATGAATCAGCAAATCACCAACTATATTCGCGGAAAGGTGCTGGAAATGGTGGTGGTCGGCGTGGCGACCTGGCTAGGCTTTCTGCTGTTTGGTCTCAACTATTCGCTGCTACTGGCGGTGCTGGTAGGGTTCTCTGTGCTGATCCCGTATATCGGCGCTTTTGTCGTGACGATTCCGGTAGTCGGTGTGGCGCTGTTCCAGTTTGGCCTTGGCACCGAGTTCTGGAGCTGTTTTGCCGTGTACCTGATTATCCAGGCGTTAGACGGGAATCTGTTGGTGCCGGTGCTGTTCTCCGAGGCGGTAAATCTGCATCCGCTGGTGATTATTCTGTCGGTGGTGATCTTCGGCGGCCTGTGGGGATTCTGGGGCGTATTCTTTGCGATTCCTCTGGCAACGTTAATCAAAGCGGTAATGCATGCCTGGCCGGATGGTCAGGCCGTTGATGAACCCTAA